A single Ctenopharyngodon idella isolate HZGC_01 chromosome 22, HZGC01, whole genome shotgun sequence DNA region contains:
- the LOC127505163 gene encoding EMILIN-3-like — MRGIFTCGGLLLVTLLLTSVDAKGTLYGSPYRYNLHKSGSVPQYNPGKPLGHHKNFCAYVVQKNVTCVMQDGVATYVKPEYTTKCIWGQKCPVLMYRTLFKPQYKIGYKTITELEWRCCPGYSGENCFDGPTSDPDAMMPPFKGSFPRPRVKGYPRGHPRIPFPGGHPDNKPIPSGFIPSETPKTSYGPKAGVSGERLDRIEENLRKLSQDLDTLNGMVIGMEERLRVSLREDTKKMLTSLLGGAPRLLDTSVGFGLIPEGTPNGLDGDENLPGFGELVGRVMEVKDELKVKSDMLDEIRGMVMGHDGQLKRLIDTATGRPIPGDQRHLEELLDSRLAGVRADVLAGFERRLTGLETHCDERIGQVQQQCHKEHLTGQEQIQLSLDGHETGLRKELGELQAQIQGLTVTESCCGDINSLTQRMFQLEDSVTGLTESQRQLQVDMTDQTLHIETLLENRLVYMEGRINASEHGHQDGLEPGFSSLDGFKTLLDDKLKTLEQRLFVAVEELSNATAPALLEGQVVPALETEIDSVRRRVEADLNGMQKQMSVLELLCTSACSPASSPETALIQTEVEDCKETEKKMMDRLDVHSSKLDHFNNTLQGLLTQLSQEDTEGSIQGEITLLKINVNSVNRTLKGLRDSVSLFAREVGQVNSTWQERESRLVSQVQGISDLVERQASMLGAGEQRLIQLKAELQGLRRRLAGELQGCRTTTLGMQQEVMGVESRITQVEGQCGSLGELADDLERIRSELERHSDRFLEQVNGTLESHSEQLVQLKDGLKDCMSKTDPARPRGDGQ, encoded by the exons GAACTTCTGTGCTTACGTTGTCCAGAAGAACGTCACCTGTGTAATGCAAGATGGAGTGGCCACATATGTCAAACCAGAGTACACTACCAAGTGCATATGGGGACAGAAATGTCCTGTGCTCAT GTATCGGACACTCTTTAAACCACAGTACAAAATCGGTTATAAAACCATCACTGAACTGGAGTGGCGTTGTTGCCCTGGTTACTCTGGAGAGAACTGCTTTGATGGGCCGACCTCTGACCCAGATGCCATGATGCCACCCTTCAAGGGCTCTTTCCCTCGGCCCAGGGTGAAGGGTTACCCCAGGGGTCATCCCAGGATCCCCTTTCCTGGAGGTCACCCTGACAACAAACCCATCCCTAGTGGATTCATACCATCAGAAACTCCAAAAACAAGTTATG GTCCAAAGGCAGGAGTCTCTGGTGAACGTTTGGACCGCATTGAAGAAAACCTTCGTAAACTCTCTCAAGATCTGGACACCTTGAATGGCATGGTGATTGGCATGGAGGAACGTCTGCGCGTCTCTCTTCGTGAGGACACTAAAAAGATGCTGACCTCATTGCTTGGTGGTGCCCCCCGGCTGTTGGATACCTCTGTGGGCTTCGGGCTGATCCCAGAGGGCACGCCAAATGGCTTAGACGGCGATGAGAACCTCCCTGGTTTTGGAGAGTTGGTGGGAAGAGTGATGGAGGTTAAAGATGAGCTGAAGGTCAAGAGTGACATGCTGGATGAGATCCGTGGAATGGTGATGGGACACGATGGCCAGCTAAAGAGACTGATAGACACTGCCACAGGGAGACCCATCCCTGGTGATCAGCGACATCTAGAGGAACTTCTGGACTCCAGATTGGCCGGAGTGAGGGCGGATGTCCTCGCTGGCTTTGAGAGGAGACTGACGGGTCTGGAGACTCACTGTGATGAGAGAATCGGTCAG GTTCAGCAGCAGTGTCATAAAGAGCACCTAACAGGTCAGGAACAGATCCAACTATCCCTGGATGGCCATGAGACGGGCTTGAGGAAAGAGCTGGGTGAGCTGCAGGCACAGATCCAGGGTCTGACTGTGACTGAGAGCTGCTGCGGCGACATAAACAGCCTGACCCAGAGGATGTTCCAGTTGGAGGACTCAGTTACGGGCCTGACCGAGTCCCAGAGGCAGCTACAAGTGGACATGACTGACCAGACACTCCACATCGAGACCCTACTGGAGAACCGGCTGGTGTACATGGAGGGCAGGATTAATGCCTCTGAACATGGCCACCAAGATGGGCTGGAGCCTGGGTTCAGCTCCCTGGATGGGTTCAAGACTTTGTTAGATGATAAGCTGAAGACATTGGAGCAACGTCTGTTCGTAGCAGTTGAGGAGTTGAGTAACGCCACGGCACCGGCTCTGCTGGAGGGGCAAGTGGTGCCGGCACTGGAGACGGAGATCGACAGTGTCCGGAGGAGGGTGGAGGCCGACCTCAATGGGATGCAGAAGCAGATGTCTGTCCTTGAGCTCCTCTGCACCTCTGCTTGCTCCCCTGCCTCTAGCCCAGAGACGGCCCTCATCCAGACGGAGGTAGAAGACTGTAAGGAAACAGAAAAGAAGATGATGGACCGCCTGGACGTGCATTCCAGCAAACTGGATCATTTCAACAACACCTTACAGGGTCTCCTAACACAGCTATCCCAGGAGGACACAGAGGGCTCCATTCAAGGGGAAATCACACTCCTCAAGATCAATGTCAACTCCGTCAATCGTACCTTGAAGGGGCTACGTGATTCGGTCAGCCTGTTTGCTCGAGAAGTTGGCCAGGTGAATTCCACCTGGCAGGAACGGGAAAGCCGGCTGGTCTCTCAGGTGCAGGGCATCTCGGATCTGGTGGAGCGGCAGGCGTCCATGCTTGGGGCCGGGGAGCAGAGGCTGATCCAGTTGAAGGCGGAACTCCAGGGCTTGCGGCGGAGGTTGGCTGGGGAACTACAGGGTTGTCGCACTACAACGCTGGGAATGCAACAGGAAGTGATGGGGGTGGAAAGTCGAATCACTCAGGTTGAAGGACAGTGTGGCAGCCTAGGTGAGTTGGCCGATGACCTTGAGAGAATCCGCAGTGAGCTGGAAAGACATTCGGACAGATTCCTGGAACAGGTCAACGGGACACTAGAAAGCCATTCTGAGCAGCTGGTCCAACTGAAGGATGGTCTTAAAGACTGCATGAGCAAAACGGACCCTGCAAGACCGCGGGGTGACGGTCAGTAA